A single genomic interval of Sebastes umbrosus isolate fSebUmb1 chromosome 11, fSebUmb1.pri, whole genome shotgun sequence harbors:
- the LOC119497597 gene encoding urokinase plasminogen activator surface receptor-like: MHLLMLIFGIVLLPEAYTLKCYECTPGISGTCTDVEKECPGGQRCSAIRVTAYTGGPKPTDVNMKSCASIDQCGEGSVNFGAIKTIINSKCCATELCNIQPAPELSRSSPNGKKCFYCDGKTCDATVNCEGKEDYCLSATVTVGEKVTVKGCASKLICSEQSTEIPGVGRAELSCCQGDYCNSASSTSAGLLLLVAPLISLVMLS; this comes from the exons ATGCATCTCCTTATGCTGATCTTTGGGATCGTGCTTCTCCCTGAAG cATACACCCTGAAATGCTACGAGTGTACACCGGGAATCTCCGGAACCTGCACAGACGTGGAAAAAGAATGCCCTGGTGGTCAACGGTGTAGTGCAATAAGAGTCACTGCATATACAG GTGGTCCAAAACCTACTGATGTCAACATGAAAAGTTGTGCTTCGATCGATCAGTGTGGTGAAGGCTCAGTCAACTTTGGAGCCATCAAAACCATAATTAACAGCAAGTGTTGCGCCACCGAGCTCTGCAACATCCAACCTGCCCCTG AGCTCAGCCGATCCAGTCCAAATGGTAAGAAGTGCTTCTACTGCGATGGAAAGACATGCGACGCAACTGTAAACTGTGAGGGGAAGGAGGACTACTGCCTCTCAGCAACAG TGACTGTAGGTGAGAAGGTGACCGTGAAGGGCTGTGCCTCCAAGCTGATTTGCTCAGAGCAATCTACAGAGATACCAGGAGTCGGTCGAGCAGAACTGAGCTGCTGTCAGGGGGATTACTGCAACAGCGCCAGCAGCACAAGTGCTGGCCTTCTGCTCCTGGTGGCACCTCTGATCTCTTTGGTCATGCTCTCTTAA
- the smg9 gene encoding protein SMG9 produces MSESGHSQPGMYGQGRRRRRRRGDREPGPPGQNLSGPSRDRDYQPRERRDGSEDPPGPLIQKTPIILAKPPGERAKPSQNAPVSGAPVLEKPIMLMKARDDGGKPGTPPDASAQPSGPGPSKIEREGQRPTQPVYQIQNRGMGASASSSAVDPIVGQSKLLPPEKMKHSIKLVDDQMNWCDSAMEYLRDQTDMLVVGVLGLQGSGKSTIMSLLSANTPEEDQRGYVFRAQTQEIKERGGNQSTGIDFFITQERVIFLDTQPMLSPSILDHLINNDRKLPPEYNLPHTYVEMQSLQIAAFLFTVCHVVIVVQDWFTDLNLYRFLQTAEMLKPSTPSASHDSTGSSGNDDGAEYYPHIVFLQNKARQDDFCPTNLKNTHMVVDKLMAHSHLKYKGTLSMLDCNIFPGLGQDYLAAEVNMFLLPMQENDGEDNLTKAGSGTYPLFSLLPGYRGHPAFSTMVSKLRSQILAMPRCQLSHTILTEKNWFHYAARIWDGVKKSSALSEYSRLLC; encoded by the exons ATGTCAGAGTCCGGCCACAGTCAGCCGGGGATGTACGGCCAGGGCCGCCGGAGGAGGCGCCGCCGCGGGGACAGAGAGCCTGGACCTCCGGGACAAAACCTGTCCGGTCCCAGCCGGGATCGAGACTATCAACCGAGGGAGCGAAGG GATGGGAGTGAGGATCCACCAGGCCCACTCATCCAGAAGACACCCATCATTCTGGCAAAACCCCCTGGGGAGAGG GCCAAGCCGTCACAGAATGCACCTGTCAGCGGAGCTCCGGTCCTGGAGAAGCCCATCATGCTAATGAAAGCCAGGGATGATGGAGGGAAGCCGGGGACCCCTCCAGATGCGTCAGCTCAGCCCTCTGGTCCCGGGCCCTCCAAGATAGAGAGGGAGGGTCAGCGACCCACCCAGCCTGTTTACCAGATCCAAAACAGAGGGATGGGTGCTTCTGCATCGAGCAGCGCTGTGGACC CCATAGTCGGCCAGTCTAAACTCCTCCCTCCGGAGAAGATGAAGCACAGCATTAAGCTTGTGGATGATCAGATGAATTGGTGCGACAGTGCCATGGAG TATCTGAGGGACCAGACAGATATGCTGGTGGTGGGAGTCCTCGGCCTGCAGGGAAGTGGGAAATCTACGATCATGTCACTGTTATCTGCCAACACTCCTGAGGAAGATCAAAG GGGTTATGTATTCAGAGCCCAGACTCAAGAAATcaaggaaagaggaggaaaccAGAGCACAGGCATTGATTTCTTCATCACACAGGAGAGAGTCATCTTCTTGGATACGCAG CCGATGCTCAGCCCGTCTATTCTCGACCACCTCATCAACAATGATCGGAAGTTGCCTCCAGAGTACAACCTCCCTCACACATATGTTGAGATGCAG TCTCTTCAGATCGCCGCCTTCCTGTTTACAGTGTGCCATGTTGTCATTGTGGTTCAAGACTGGTTCACTGACTTAAACCTCTACAG GTTTCTTCAGACCGCTGAGATGCTGAAACCTTCCACTCCGTCTGCAAGCCACGACAGTACCGGCTCTTCAGGCAATGACGATGGAGCAGAGTACTATCCTCATATAG tGTTCCTCCAGAATAAGGCGAGACAGGATGATTTCTGCCCAACGAATCTGAAGAACACGCACATGGTGGTGGACAAATTAATGGCCCACTCTCATCTCAAATACAAAG GTACATTGTCCATGCTAGACTGCAATATCTTCCCTGGCTTGGGGCAGGACTATCTGGCAGCTGAAGTCAACATGTTCCTCCTTCCTATGCAGGAGAATGACGGGGAGGATAATCTGACTAAAGCAG GGTCGGGAACGTACCCgctcttctctctgctgcccGGGTACAGAGGACACCCTGCCTTCTCCACCATGGTTTCAAAGCTCCGCAGCCAAATACTGGCCATGCCCCGCTGTCAGCTGTCACACACCATCCTCACTGAGAAGAACTG gTTCCACTACGCAGCTCGTATCTGGGATGGGGTGAAAAAGTCCTCGGCCCTCTCCGAGTACAGCCGCTTGCTCTGCTAA